One stretch of Tenacibaculum sp. MAR_2010_89 DNA includes these proteins:
- a CDS encoding DUF4252 domain-containing protein, translating to MKKIIFILAFIITSSISFGQSMFDKLEDLDEVSAVVVTKDMFVLLEKFPDAKSDDMEIFNMAKGLNELKIFSTEDGSVASKMESMVNKAIKSSNLTQLMRVKDKNSRVKIYIKATKNKEIVSEVLMFVKNMNKGGDNKSSSTVISLSGEIDVNKLSKIANKYSKNK from the coding sequence ATGAAAAAAATAATATTTATACTAGCATTTATCATAACATCAAGCATATCATTTGGACAATCAATGTTCGATAAATTAGAAGATTTAGACGAAGTATCAGCTGTAGTAGTAACAAAAGATATGTTTGTTTTACTAGAGAAGTTTCCAGATGCAAAATCTGATGATATGGAAATATTTAACATGGCTAAAGGATTAAATGAGTTAAAGATATTTTCTACTGAAGATGGAAGTGTAGCTTCTAAAATGGAAAGTATGGTAAATAAGGCTATTAAAAGTTCTAATTTAACTCAATTAATGCGTGTTAAAGATAAAAATTCACGAGTAAAAATTTATATTAAGGCAACAAAAAACAAAGAAATAGTTAGTGAAGTATTGATGTTTGTAAAAAACATGAATAAAGGAGGTGATAATAAATCAAGTTCTACGGTTATTTCATTATCTGGTGAAATAGATGTAAATAAGCTGTCAAAAATTGCCAATAAATACTCAAAAAATAAGTAG
- a CDS encoding DUF72 domain-containing protein, protein MKFGKVDHPELIDFTMPNNTKATIDLLSKNKISDSPNVYVGCAKWNKADLKGFYPKGTKDELGYYSKQFNSIELNATFYRQFSGEQFAKWKDKTPSDFKFFPKLTQEISHWKRLEGVQKVVNYYIDNALRLEEKLGTVFLQMHSNFGSKNFSKIENFVKSWPNEIPLAVEVRHPDWYTDKSIFEEYTQLLEENNVANVLVDTAGRRDMLHMRLTNNEAFIRYVGANHISDYSRLDDWVVRLKEWTDLGLKNIHFFIHQNLEVESPLLASYFIKKLNKELSINLKIPNEDTNQQMSLL, encoded by the coding sequence ATGAAATTTGGAAAAGTTGACCATCCAGAATTAATAGATTTTACAATGCCTAATAACACTAAGGCTACTATTGATTTGTTATCTAAAAATAAAATATCTGATAGTCCAAATGTTTATGTAGGGTGTGCAAAATGGAATAAAGCAGATTTAAAAGGTTTTTACCCTAAAGGAACAAAAGATGAATTGGGGTATTATTCTAAACAATTTAATTCAATTGAATTAAATGCAACTTTTTATCGACAATTTTCAGGAGAACAGTTTGCTAAGTGGAAAGATAAAACTCCAAGTGATTTTAAGTTTTTCCCAAAACTGACTCAAGAAATTAGCCATTGGAAACGATTAGAAGGAGTACAAAAAGTTGTGAATTATTATATAGACAATGCACTACGATTAGAAGAGAAATTAGGTACTGTTTTTTTACAAATGCATTCTAATTTTGGATCTAAAAACTTTTCTAAGATAGAAAATTTTGTTAAAAGTTGGCCTAATGAAATTCCTTTAGCAGTTGAGGTTAGGCATCCAGATTGGTATACTGATAAAAGTATTTTTGAAGAGTATACTCAATTATTAGAAGAAAATAATGTAGCTAATGTATTAGTTGATACAGCAGGAAGGAGAGATATGCTTCACATGCGTTTAACAAATAATGAAGCATTTATTCGTTATGTAGGTGCAAATCATATATCGGATTACTCTCGTTTAGATGATTGGGTAGTAAGGTTAAAAGAATGGACAGATTTGGGTTTAAAAAACATTCACTTTTTTATTCATCAAAATTTAGAAGTTGAGTCTCCTTTATTAGCTTCTTATTTCATTAAAAAATTAAACAAAGAACTAAGTATTAATTTAAAAATTCCAAACGAAGATACTAATCAACAAATGTCATTACTGTAA
- a CDS encoding DUF4252 domain-containing protein codes for MKKLYIYSIMLFALVIVSCNNKESLQTYLVDSQDKKGFISLDIPASVVQLTSDSTSEEDKKAYESIRKINVTGLPYTNTDDATYEAEKKKIKDILSKSSYKKLMNFKKDGMNAAIYYSGETDAIDEIVALGYGKKLGVGIARILGKDMNPAKIMDMMQKAKINTDNVNLDQFKMIFKDK; via the coding sequence ATGAAAAAACTATATATATATTCCATAATGCTTTTTGCATTAGTAATTGTTTCTTGTAATAATAAAGAATCTTTACAAACTTATTTAGTAGATAGTCAAGATAAAAAAGGTTTTATATCATTAGATATTCCAGCAAGTGTTGTACAATTAACTTCAGATAGTACTAGTGAAGAAGACAAAAAAGCTTACGAAAGTATTAGAAAAATAAACGTTACTGGATTACCGTATACTAATACTGACGATGCTACTTACGAGGCTGAGAAAAAAAAGATAAAAGATATTTTAAGTAAATCATCTTATAAAAAGTTAATGAATTTTAAAAAAGATGGAATGAATGCAGCTATTTATTACTCAGGAGAGACTGATGCAATAGATGAGATAGTTGCTTTAGGTTACGGTAAAAAATTAGGTGTTGGTATTGCTCGTATATTAGGAAAAGACATGAATCCTGCTAAAATTATGGACATGATGCAAAAAGCAAAAATTAATACTGATAATGTTAACCTAGATCAGTTTAAAATGATTTTTAAAGATAAATAA
- a CDS encoding S41 family peptidase gives MKKSIVLNLLLITFIISGCSKTEPNQINNGVNSFIWNGLNKFYLWQEKIPDLSDRKFSTDQQKNNYLATYNNPDNLFESLLYQRNIVDKWSWIVSDYVALEQSFQGTTETTGMEFGLKRFKTNSSNVFGYVRYVVPGTDAANKGVKRGMIFTKVNGTTITDKNYRDLLFSKSNSYTIHLANYNSGDPITNSTTYSLSKSSFTENPIHIAKTIDEGGKKIGYLMYNSFTANFDSKLNLAFSKFKTDGVKDLIIDLRYNGGGSVRTATRLASMITGQFTGDIFAKQLWNKKYMSIVSPDALIDRFPDKIGNSEIINSLNLTNIYFITTGSSASASELIINGLLPHINVKTVGTKTHGKYVGSVTLYDSPNFTKSGVNQNHNWAMQPIVLEIVNKNNYNDKDGIDPTINLPESYGNMGVLGDKNEPLLARTIELITTGKRGSVYNKTIIELESIGNSKSNNPNYNNMYVDLK, from the coding sequence ATGAAAAAAAGTATCGTTTTAAATCTTCTTTTAATTACTTTTATTATTAGTGGATGCTCAAAAACAGAACCTAACCAAATTAATAATGGGGTAAATTCTTTTATTTGGAATGGCTTAAATAAATTTTATTTATGGCAAGAAAAAATCCCAGATTTATCTGACAGAAAATTTTCTACAGATCAACAAAAAAACAACTATTTAGCAACATACAACAATCCTGACAACCTATTTGAAAGTTTATTATATCAAAGAAACATTGTTGATAAATGGTCATGGATTGTTAGTGATTATGTTGCTTTAGAGCAATCATTTCAAGGTACAACAGAAACTACTGGAATGGAATTTGGTTTAAAAAGATTTAAAACAAATTCTTCAAATGTTTTTGGATATGTACGTTATGTTGTTCCAGGTACAGATGCAGCTAATAAAGGTGTAAAAAGGGGTATGATTTTTACTAAAGTAAACGGTACAACTATTACAGATAAAAACTATAGAGATTTGTTATTTTCAAAATCAAATTCTTATACAATACATTTAGCTAATTATAATAGTGGAGATCCAATAACAAACTCAACAACATATTCATTAAGTAAAAGTAGTTTTACTGAAAATCCAATCCATATTGCCAAAACTATTGATGAAGGAGGCAAAAAAATTGGGTATTTAATGTATAATAGTTTTACAGCCAATTTTGATTCTAAATTAAATTTAGCTTTTTCTAAATTTAAAACAGATGGAGTTAAAGATTTAATTATTGACTTAAGATATAATGGTGGTGGGTCTGTTCGAACTGCAACAAGGCTAGCAAGTATGATTACTGGACAATTTACTGGTGACATTTTTGCAAAACAACTTTGGAACAAAAAATATATGAGTATTGTTTCACCTGATGCTCTTATTGATAGATTCCCTGATAAAATTGGAAATAGTGAAATTATAAATAGTTTGAACTTAACTAATATTTATTTTATTACTACTGGAAGTTCTGCTTCTGCTTCTGAATTAATTATTAACGGATTGCTTCCCCACATTAATGTAAAAACTGTTGGTACTAAAACACATGGTAAATACGTCGGATCTGTAACATTATACGATTCTCCTAATTTTACAAAAAGTGGCGTAAACCAAAATCATAATTGGGCAATGCAGCCTATCGTATTAGAAATAGTAAATAAAAACAATTATAACGATAAAGATGGAATTGACCCAACTATAAATCTTCCAGAGAGTTATGGTAACATGGGGGTTTTAGGCGATAAAAATGAACCTTTGCTAGCTAGAACAATTGAATTAATAACAACTGGTAAACGTGGTTCTGTTTATAACAAAACAATTATTGAATTAGAATCAATTGGTAATTCTAAATCAAATAATCCAAACTATAATAATATGTATGTTGATTTAAAATAA
- a CDS encoding S41 family peptidase yields the protein MKFFKIPLFLLVFFTITSCSEKEPTPENIEVQDFVWKGLNAYYLWQDQIPDLSDRRFSSDQQLYDYLNGFNDNQNLFKSLLIANDDRSTLLDDYTTIENPKRNAITSGLEFGIIAEPGSTENVLGYVTHILPNSDAATKNITRGEFFHAVDNVQLTRTNFQSLLVTNQNAYTLEMANFNGTIVTPNTKRVALVKAQYDFPAVFHEKVITNRTNNIGYLIYNNDFSTNYISDLNTTFLNFKNQSVNELIIDFRYNIGGGSFAKNITKIASMITGQFKDEVFIKKQWNTKAQSWFEINQPDSLNTKFTEKLNKNTAINSLNLTDVYIILNGNEFTGSPATELLINSLKPHINVHVIGRQTEGNNTGTILLYNSEDYDFDNRNVTHTFALKPIVLKFLNKDKVTYENGFTPNMELCPNEDVLNLGVLGENTDPILDRVLNYISSGAVGATPRCNANNFEYLYNSITPQRNLNQNVTITQNLPNTN from the coding sequence ATGAAATTTTTTAAAATACCTTTATTCTTACTTGTTTTTTTTACTATAACTTCTTGTAGTGAAAAAGAACCTACTCCTGAGAATATTGAAGTACAAGATTTTGTATGGAAAGGATTAAATGCCTATTACTTATGGCAAGATCAAATTCCTGACTTATCTGATAGACGTTTTTCTTCTGATCAGCAATTATATGATTATTTAAATGGATTTAATGATAATCAAAATTTATTTAAAAGCTTATTAATAGCTAATGATGATAGATCTACACTTTTAGATGATTATACAACCATAGAAAATCCTAAAAGAAATGCCATTACCAGTGGATTAGAATTTGGAATCATTGCCGAACCAGGAAGTACTGAGAATGTATTAGGGTATGTAACACATATTTTGCCTAATTCAGATGCAGCTACGAAAAATATTACTCGTGGTGAATTTTTTCATGCTGTTGATAATGTACAACTAACAAGAACTAATTTTCAATCATTGCTAGTTACTAATCAAAATGCATATACATTAGAAATGGCTAATTTTAATGGTACTATTGTTACTCCTAATACAAAAAGGGTAGCTTTAGTTAAAGCTCAATATGACTTTCCTGCTGTATTTCATGAAAAAGTAATAACAAATAGGACTAATAATATAGGTTACCTAATTTATAACAATGATTTTTCTACAAATTACATTAGTGACTTAAATACAACTTTTCTAAACTTTAAAAACCAATCGGTAAATGAATTAATTATTGATTTTCGCTATAATATTGGAGGTGGAAGTTTTGCTAAAAATATTACTAAAATTGCATCTATGATTACTGGGCAATTTAAAGATGAAGTTTTTATAAAAAAACAATGGAACACTAAAGCTCAATCATGGTTTGAAATTAACCAACCTGATTCATTGAACACTAAGTTCACAGAAAAGTTAAATAAAAACACAGCTATTAATAGTTTGAATTTAACAGATGTATACATTATTTTAAATGGGAATGAATTTACAGGTTCTCCGGCCACTGAATTATTAATTAACAGTTTGAAACCTCATATTAATGTACATGTTATAGGTAGACAAACTGAAGGTAATAATACTGGAACTATTCTTTTATATAATTCAGAAGATTATGATTTTGACAACAGAAATGTTACTCACACTTTTGCTTTAAAACCTATTGTTTTAAAATTTTTAAATAAAGATAAAGTGACCTATGAAAACGGATTTACACCCAATATGGAACTTTGCCCAAATGAAGATGTTTTGAACTTGGGAGTTTTAGGTGAAAATACAGATCCTATATTAGATAGGGTTTTAAATTATATATCATCAGGAGCTGTTGGTGCAACACCAAGGTGTAACGCTAATAATTTTGAATATTTATACAACAGCATAACACCTCAAAGAAACTTAAATCAAAACGTAACTATAACACAAAATTTACCTAATACTAATTAA
- a CDS encoding RNA polymerase sigma factor, which yields MNQSNFLKVVLPFKDKVFRLAKRLLVSTEEAEDATQELFLKLWRNKGKLSEYKNVEAFAMTMTKNYCFDRLKSKQAGNLTLVHSNYKEKETPLEKKVENNDTVNQVHRLIEKLPEQQKIIIQLRDIEEYDFDEICKVVDMKPTAVRVALSRARKTIRQELIKKHNYGVS from the coding sequence ATGAATCAATCAAACTTTTTAAAAGTTGTTTTACCATTTAAAGACAAGGTCTTTCGTTTGGCAAAAAGATTGTTAGTTTCTACAGAAGAAGCTGAAGATGCCACACAAGAGTTGTTTTTAAAGTTATGGAGAAATAAAGGAAAACTTTCAGAGTATAAAAATGTTGAAGCTTTTGCTATGACTATGACAAAAAATTATTGTTTTGATAGATTAAAATCTAAGCAAGCAGGTAATTTAACATTAGTTCACAGTAATTATAAAGAAAAAGAAACACCATTAGAAAAAAAAGTAGAAAATAACGATACAGTAAACCAAGTACACAGGCTAATTGAAAAACTACCAGAACAGCAAAAAATAATAATTCAATTAAGAGATATTGAAGAGTATGATTTTGATGAAATATGTAAAGTGGTTGATATGAAACCGACAGCAGTAAGGGTAGCACTTTCAAGAGCAAGAAAAACAATAAGACAAGAATTAATAAAAAAGCACAACTATGGAGTTAGCTAG